The window ATCCTCAGCTGCCACCGGCCGGGCGTGGCCGGCGGGCTGCCGAAGTGGTCGCGTACGAAGAAGGCCCCCACGGGCGTGAGCGGCTCGGCGAGCGCGGCCGACGGCGTCTGGGCGTTGTACGGGTCGGCGGTGACCATCTCGGGCGCCCAGGCCGTGGCACCGAGCCCGCGTGAACCATGTGAAACCGGCGCTGCGGTCATGGCGAACACCTTCCGTCGGGCTCGTGCCGAGCGCGACGCGGATTTCTTTCAGACTACGTCCGCCAAAGTCTTGACTACGGACAAATAGGGAGGAAACTCATCAATACACCGGATCACCGGAAAGAGCCGCACCCGCCTCTGGAGACGTCCTCAGGCCCGCGTGACACTTGTCCAGGCTCTGGCCAGGCCCCCGGCAGCACGTGTCGAACCACGGGAGCCATCGGCGACGGCGGATGGCTCATGGAATCGACCGACTGCCGGGGACTGTCTTGTGCGCGCGTCGCGCGCGGGCGGCCGGCTGCGGGCCGTCAGGCCGCGCGCCAGACCGTCAGGTCCGCGGTGACGAAGTTGGGCACGCCCTTCACCTCCGGGGTCGCCTTGGCCTGGATCACCAGCAGGGCGACGTCCCCCGACGGGTGCTTGACGCAGATCCCGCTGCCGGCTGCCGCCGCGGCCAGCGGGAAGCTTCGTTCACCGGGGCCCGAGAGCAGGATCTGGCACCCCAGGAGGGAGCCGTCCGGAGTGCCGGGGATGCCGGAGATCACGCTGGTGTCGCTCTCCAGGGTGCAACCGGTCTTGCTGTCCTTGCAGTTGAGGCGGATGTCCCCCTTGCGGTCCGTGGGGAAGCTCCCGTTCCTGATGTAGAGCGAGTTGTCTTCACCCAGCCACACTCCGGGGTACGGGACGGCCTTCGGCTTGGGCGTGCCCGAGGGGGACGGCGACGCCCCCGGGGTGCGGCCCCCGGACCCCGGTGTCGCCGCCGCTGCCAGGGGCGCCCCCGACGACTGTGCGGACGTCGACGCCCGGGCGGACGCCCCGGGACCGGGCGACGACGGTGTGGCGTCGGCCTTGGCGCGGGCCCTGTCCGCCGCCTCCACGGCCATCCAGGTCAGGCCTCCCAGCAGCGCGGCCACCGCCGTCGCCGCCGCCGTGGTGATCAGCGCGGTACGCCGCCTGCGCGCCCGCCGCTCCTGCGGGTCGAGCGGCGCCGACTGCGGCGGCCGCCAGACCAGTACGGGGTCCTCGAGCTCCGACGGCTGCGTCGGTCGCGGGACCAGCGGCGCCGTGCGCACCGGGGTGGGATCCGGGACGGGGGCCGGGAGCGCCGCCTCCGGCCCCGCCACCTCGCGCCAGACGGCCGGGCCGCCGCCCCCGTCGGCGTCCTTGCCC of the Streptomyces sp. NBC_01294 genome contains:
- a CDS encoding protein kinase domain-containing protein, with product MGNATEVFQPLQADDPPAVAGYRLAARLGAGGMGRVYLSHTQGGRPVAIKVVRPELAEDPAFRRRFRREVEAARRVRGAYTAELIDADADGTPPWLATLYVPGPSLTEAVARRGPLPVPALLWLVAGVAEALQAIHGSGIVHRDLKPSNVLLAADGPRVIDFGISLASGTTAHTATGGAIGTPQFMAPEQASAGEVTAATDIFALGQTAAFAALGEPLYGDGPSVSVLYRIVHSAPDLSRLPEPLRPLIARCLAADPQDRATPAEIVAWCRQRLGKDADGGGGPAVWREVAGPEAALPAPVPDPTPVRTAPLVPRPTQPSELEDPVLVWRPPQSAPLDPQERRARRRRTALITTAAATAVAALLGGLTWMAVEAADRARAKADATPSSPGPGASARASTSAQSSGAPLAAAATPGSGGRTPGASPSPSGTPKPKAVPYPGVWLGEDNSLYIRNGSFPTDRKGDIRLNCKDSKTGCTLESDTSVISGIPGTPDGSLLGCQILLSGPGERSFPLAAAAAGSGICVKHPSGDVALLVIQAKATPEVKGVPNFVTADLTVWRAA